In one window of Herpetosiphonaceae bacterium DNA:
- a CDS encoding C40 family peptidase: GLPSERGSSLVAVPAPQDVFRTASAADELSYQGTMALGSPDSTGEQAPRVATPSYDAAEMALQHVGARYRYGGASPRGFDCSGLTMYVYAQLGVDLPHRARAQFSARFGQPIESIAELAPGDLVFFERTTRARGITHVALYVGDGMMVSANSPRTGVQHVNIYGSYWKPRFAGGLRPYR; this comes from the coding sequence CGGGCTGCCGAGCGAACGCGGATCGTCGCTTGTGGCCGTGCCAGCGCCGCAAGACGTATTCCGCACCGCCAGCGCCGCAGATGAGCTGTCTTACCAGGGCACGATGGCGCTGGGCTCGCCCGATTCAACCGGCGAGCAGGCACCACGGGTTGCTACACCTTCATATGACGCAGCCGAGATGGCGCTGCAACATGTCGGGGCCAGGTATCGCTACGGCGGCGCGAGTCCTCGTGGCTTTGATTGCTCCGGCCTGACGATGTATGTCTACGCTCAGCTTGGCGTCGATCTGCCGCATCGCGCGCGCGCTCAGTTCAGCGCCCGCTTTGGACAGCCGATTGAAAGCATCGCCGAGCTGGCTCCTGGCGATCTCGTCTTCTTCGAGCGAACGACCAGGGCGCGTGGTATCACACATGTCGCGCTCTACGTCGGCGACGGTATGATGGTATCCGCGAATTCGCCGCGCACGGGCGTGCAGCACGTCAATATCTACGGCTCTTATTGGAAACCCCGCTTTGCCGGTGGTCTGCGCCCATATCGCTAG
- a CDS encoding ATP-binding protein produces the protein MDQFVTPIELNRDTFMRRLIASLGHLNEGILGTEVAGAYIMNVGLSMGAAIEAEYKAFWGIDRPFTLDEYAHVIIDLKQKIHGNFSLVSADPTKVVVRTTSCPFDEVVRQSPSLCFMTSSVFGGIAARNFGYAKVVLHKRIALGDPGCYVAVHLQNTPEAQAVIGREYTPATDQASPDIAEQLRLMDSVRRLRRQLDETSSRWDELVHGAAEAICVFDLDQRVSFANARWRDMLGVEGAELVGATLEQLVHADKREEVHGYVHAALHGQRVVGQAQRLLHRNGTWREIVISLGPIRDETGRIIGALGLFYDVTEEREAQRLKDAFLATASHELRTPVTTIRGLTEFLLRRVKRQGAIDPADLIRHLETIQQETDRLAALGTELLDVALLQQGVLSMQIERSDLVEIVAACVAQQRGQAGPDQPERFILLQPDSEVPVNVARPRIERVLSDLLENAVKYSPANHPITITTTAEEDHVHVQIADQGIGIPQQDVPKLFTPFFRASNAPELNYSGLGLGLYFSKAVVEAHGGQVMIQSVEGQGTTCTLSLPLAMELQAAPDAPQQHDVASTE, from the coding sequence GTGGATCAGTTCGTCACACCAATCGAACTTAATCGCGACACCTTTATGCGTCGTCTGATCGCCAGCCTGGGGCATCTCAACGAAGGCATTTTAGGCACCGAGGTTGCCGGTGCGTACATCATGAACGTTGGCCTTTCAATGGGCGCGGCGATCGAGGCCGAATATAAAGCATTTTGGGGCATCGACCGCCCGTTTACGCTGGATGAGTACGCTCACGTCATCATCGATCTCAAGCAAAAGATCCACGGCAATTTCTCGCTCGTCTCGGCAGATCCTACCAAAGTCGTGGTACGCACCACCTCATGTCCATTCGATGAGGTTGTGCGACAGTCACCATCGCTGTGCTTCATGACCAGCTCGGTCTTTGGCGGTATCGCGGCGCGTAATTTCGGATACGCCAAGGTCGTCCTGCATAAGCGGATCGCGCTGGGCGATCCCGGCTGCTATGTCGCCGTGCATCTCCAGAATACGCCCGAAGCGCAGGCAGTGATTGGGAGGGAGTACACGCCCGCCACCGATCAGGCCAGCCCAGATATTGCCGAGCAGCTACGGCTGATGGATAGCGTCCGGCGCTTACGCCGCCAGCTCGACGAAACGAGCTCGCGCTGGGATGAATTGGTGCATGGCGCAGCCGAAGCGATCTGTGTCTTCGATCTGGATCAGCGTGTCAGCTTCGCCAATGCGCGCTGGCGCGACATGCTTGGCGTCGAAGGCGCGGAGCTCGTCGGGGCGACACTTGAGCAGCTTGTGCATGCCGATAAGCGCGAGGAGGTGCATGGCTACGTGCATGCGGCGCTGCACGGCCAGCGCGTTGTCGGGCAAGCTCAGCGGCTGCTGCATCGCAATGGCACATGGCGCGAGATCGTGATCAGCCTTGGTCCGATCCGCGATGAGACAGGCCGGATTATTGGCGCGCTCGGCCTCTTTTATGATGTCACCGAGGAGCGCGAGGCGCAGCGGCTCAAAGATGCGTTCCTGGCAACGGCGTCCCATGAGCTTCGCACGCCCGTGACGACGATTCGCGGCCTGACCGAGTTTCTTTTGCGCAGGGTGAAGCGTCAGGGAGCGATCGACCCGGCGGATCTGATCAGGCATCTTGAAACTATCCAGCAAGAAACCGACAGGCTCGCAGCGCTGGGCACGGAGTTGCTAGATGTTGCGCTGCTCCAGCAGGGCGTTCTATCGATGCAGATCGAGCGGTCGGATCTGGTTGAGATCGTTGCAGCGTGCGTAGCGCAGCAGCGAGGCCAGGCCGGGCCGGATCAGCCGGAGCGCTTTATTCTGCTCCAGCCCGACAGCGAGGTGCCGGTCAATGTCGCGCGTCCACGCATCGAGCGGGTGCTCTCGGATCTCTTGGAGAACGCCGTGAAGTACTCGCCCGCGAACCATCCAATCACCATCACAACGACGGCTGAAGAGGACCATGTACACGTGCAGATCGCCGACCAGGGAATCGGCATCCCGCAGCAGGATGTGCCGAAGTTGTTTACGCCGTTTTTCCGCGCATCCAACGCGCCGGAGCTGAACTATAGCGGCCTGGGGCTTGGCCTCTACTTCAGCAAAGCGGTTGTCGAGGCGCATGGCGGGCAGGTGATGATCCAGAGCGTCGAAGGCCAGGGCACAACCTGTACGCTGTCGCTGCCGCTTGCTATGGAATTGCAGGCAGCCCCCGATGCGCCTCAACAGCACGATGTCGCATCCACCGAGTAG
- a CDS encoding NUDIX hydrolase, with the protein MLTFDHVQGRFNYRTVGVIYHDHHVLLHRADYESFWSLPGGRVEFAESAQAALVRELREELGVAASIERLLWVVENFYEYSQQRHHEIAFYFLVSLPPNAAICRQDTPFIGDEPGVVLIFQWFPVDQLETVDLYPSFLRQALQRLPSGIEHIVHHDQ; encoded by the coding sequence ATGCTCACATTCGACCACGTGCAAGGCCGTTTCAATTATCGAACGGTCGGCGTCATCTACCACGACCACCATGTTCTCTTGCATCGCGCGGATTACGAGAGCTTCTGGTCGCTGCCCGGCGGACGAGTCGAGTTTGCGGAGTCGGCGCAGGCGGCGCTGGTGCGTGAGCTGCGTGAGGAGCTTGGCGTCGCGGCTTCCATCGAGCGGCTGCTGTGGGTGGTGGAGAATTTCTACGAGTACAGCCAGCAGCGGCACCACGAGATCGCCTTCTACTTTCTCGTCTCGCTGCCGCCCAATGCCGCGATCTGTCGACAGGACACACCCTTTATCGGCGATGAGCCAGGAGTTGTGCTCATCTTCCAATGGTTTCCCGTCGATCAGCTTGAAACAGTTGATCTGTATCCCTCCTTTCTGAGACAGGCGTTACAAAGATTGCCGTCAGGAATCGAACATATCGTCCACCACGATCAGTGA
- a CDS encoding histidine phosphatase family protein, translated as MGKRILHLVRHGQTDHTAIAFDQLGNGLTDLGREQAELTAQRLKQLPISIIHHSPLRRAAETAAIIADQFPEVPLRPARLLQECIPYLPAAFVEWYTQAARNESLTRRQAIPSEMKRWLNLWPAGTEWELIEQGMSQARRAFEKYFIPTPRAERHEVLVCHGNILRYFVCRALEVSEAAWIHTDVHNCGISEITIDSSGRVMLVSHNDTGHLPYPMRTYV; from the coding sequence ATGGGCAAGCGAATTCTTCATCTCGTTCGTCATGGTCAAACCGATCACACCGCCATCGCCTTCGATCAGCTCGGCAACGGCCTGACCGATCTGGGACGTGAGCAGGCGGAGCTGACGGCCCAGCGCCTCAAGCAGCTTCCAATCAGTATCATTCACCATAGCCCGCTGCGGCGGGCGGCGGAGACAGCCGCGATCATTGCCGATCAGTTTCCAGAGGTCCCGCTCCGTCCGGCGCGTCTGCTGCAAGAGTGCATTCCGTACCTGCCTGCGGCCTTCGTCGAGTGGTACACGCAGGCCGCGCGCAACGAGAGCCTTACCCGGCGGCAAGCGATCCCGTCCGAGATGAAGCGATGGTTGAATCTATGGCCCGCCGGTACGGAGTGGGAGCTGATCGAGCAGGGGATGTCGCAGGCTCGGCGCGCCTTCGAGAAATATTTTATTCCGACGCCGCGCGCCGAGCGCCACGAGGTGCTGGTCTGCCACGGCAATATCTTGCGGTATTTTGTTTGTCGCGCGCTTGAAGTTTCCGAGGCAGCCTGGATTCATACCGATGTGCATAACTGCGGCATCAGCGAGATCACGATCGACTCGAGCGGTCGTGTTATGCTTGTCTCGCACAACGATACCGGACATCTGCCGTATCCGATGCGGACCTATGTGTAG
- a CDS encoding helix-turn-helix transcriptional regulator: protein MSTLRVKFGRRLRQLRRYQDLTQEQFAEAAEISVDFVSNMERGISAPSFETLERLADALGVAVADLFMFDDIAPRGAHARTRMPPQENAKRELGDER from the coding sequence ATGAGCACGCTACGGGTTAAGTTTGGGCGACGGCTACGTCAACTGCGACGCTATCAGGATTTGACACAGGAGCAATTCGCCGAGGCAGCAGAGATTTCTGTCGACTTTGTCAGCAACATGGAGCGAGGCATCAGCGCTCCATCGTTTGAAACTCTGGAGCGATTAGCAGATGCGCTGGGCGTAGCGGTGGCGGATCTGTTTATGTTCGATGATATTGCTCCGCGTGGAGCACATGCCCGTACTCGCATGCCACCCCAGGAGAACGCAAAGCGCGAGCTAGGGGATGAGCGGTAG
- a CDS encoding HAMP domain-containing sensor histidine kinase, translating to MDQRSFDYLDDERLWLLSLLHDLKGPLKTLQGISAFVLSDACTPEQQRELLSQLGPTAKQIERRLAAVFDVIRSPLQRPTAFETLDLGTLVTQAVDRFREAIWLDKPQHPDRALTVTIGRTSLPMLIYADRFALERSLENVLLNSIEAGASHIKLRLQQQAARITLTIRDDGCGFPAYVLSAPLSPGRTTKQTGLGMGLISVAANVRACGGQIQLANWPGGAQVEMWFPRAGAV from the coding sequence ATGGATCAACGTTCATTCGATTACCTGGACGACGAGCGGCTCTGGCTTCTGTCGCTGCTGCACGATTTGAAGGGGCCGCTCAAAACACTCCAAGGCATCAGCGCATTCGTGCTTTCGGATGCGTGTACTCCTGAGCAACAGCGGGAGCTGCTCAGCCAGCTGGGTCCCACCGCGAAGCAGATCGAGCGACGCCTGGCGGCGGTATTCGATGTGATTCGCAGCCCGCTGCAAAGACCGACAGCATTCGAGACTCTGGACCTGGGCACGCTGGTGACGCAAGCGGTCGATCGTTTTCGTGAGGCAATCTGGTTGGACAAGCCGCAGCATCCCGATCGTGCGCTGACGGTGACGATTGGACGCACGAGTCTGCCGATGCTGATCTATGCGGATCGATTTGCGCTGGAGCGGAGTTTGGAAAATGTGCTGCTCAACAGTATCGAGGCGGGAGCGTCGCACATCAAGCTGCGCTTGCAGCAACAGGCGGCGCGGATCACGCTGACCATTCGCGATGATGGCTGCGGCTTTCCGGCGTACGTGCTCTCCGCGCCGCTCAGCCCTGGGCGCACCACCAAACAAACCGGCCTGGGCATGGGTCTGATCTCCGTCGCAGCTAACGTTCGGGCATGCGGCGGTCAGATCCAGCTCGCCAACTGGCCGGGCGGCGCGCAGGTCGAGATGTGGTTTCCGCGTGCTGGCGCTGTCTAG
- a CDS encoding universal stress protein yields the protein MNRAIIVPLDGSAFGEQALPLASAIAGRSGAALHLAHVHVPMSAPVYMPGMPVIDPELHSLSREHERSYLEGIAQRLPDTLRERTRVVLLDPPVAVALGEYAAGLPADLIVMTTHGRGGLARVWLGSVADRLVRHSTTPVLLLRPREAEAEQQIATFRRILIPLDGSPLAEQMLPPALALGQLMDARYILLQVVEPFDVHGFTPGLDIAMLEREVIRERHAQARAYLADVIERFTLSEYQPQTQILDAHQPAHAILEAVRLYACDLIALATHGHGGFARLLLGSVVDKVVRGSDVPVLLFHPQPASG from the coding sequence ATGAATCGTGCCATCATCGTCCCGCTCGATGGCTCAGCCTTTGGCGAACAGGCGCTGCCGCTTGCAAGCGCCATCGCCGGGCGTTCGGGCGCTGCGCTGCATCTGGCGCATGTTCACGTGCCGATGAGCGCTCCGGTCTACATGCCAGGCATGCCGGTGATCGATCCGGAGCTGCACTCGCTTAGCCGTGAGCATGAGCGGTCTTATCTTGAGGGCATCGCCCAGAGGCTGCCGGATACCCTGCGCGAGCGCACCAGGGTCGTGCTGCTGGACCCGCCCGTCGCCGTGGCGCTCGGCGAGTACGCCGCCGGTCTACCCGCCGATCTGATCGTTATGACGACTCATGGGCGGGGTGGGCTGGCGCGAGTCTGGCTCGGCAGCGTGGCCGATCGTCTCGTGCGCCACAGCACCACCCCGGTACTGCTGCTGCGTCCGCGCGAAGCGGAAGCCGAGCAACAGATCGCAACATTCCGGCGCATCCTGATCCCGCTGGACGGATCGCCGCTCGCCGAGCAGATGTTGCCGCCAGCACTCGCGCTGGGGCAGCTCATGGATGCCCGGTATATCCTCTTGCAGGTCGTCGAGCCGTTCGATGTGCATGGCTTTACGCCCGGTCTGGATATTGCGATGCTCGAGCGCGAGGTCATACGGGAGCGCCACGCCCAGGCGCGGGCGTATCTCGCGGATGTGATCGAGCGCTTCACGCTGAGCGAATACCAGCCCCAGACCCAGATCCTCGACGCGCACCAACCGGCGCACGCGATCCTTGAAGCGGTGCGGCTCTATGCGTGCGATCTGATCGCCTTGGCGACGCATGGACACGGCGGCTTTGCGCGGCTGCTGCTCGGCAGTGTAGTCGATAAGGTCGTGCGCGGCAGTGACGTGCCGGTGCTGCTCTTCCACCCACAGCCTGCCTCAGGCTAG
- a CDS encoding universal stress protein has translation METQKRQIIVPLDGSALAEAVLPHAVALARATESGLTLLRVVTPTETMIMLPNPTMIPPVTAQRLFEEEHTQSQIYLNTVAKRLHSSNLEIRTAVLVGIATADAIVTFVRHMPDTALIAMATHGHTGLRHLIMGSVAEHVLHTTPVPLLLVRSDEQEVLPYSVPTYHSIIVPLDGSAFAEQALPQARSIAIAMDTDLILVGVGPTIDDVALADGGIEPAWMLTECQAEDDRVAAYLNDRAAQIRREGVRVRATFVRGEPADQILRVSDDERAGLIVMTTHGRSGLSRLWLGSVARSVVQDAMVPVLLVRAQEPVLERAHDHALEHGA, from the coding sequence ATGGAAACGCAGAAACGACAGATTATCGTACCGCTGGATGGCTCAGCCCTGGCTGAGGCTGTCCTGCCGCATGCCGTAGCGCTAGCCCGCGCTACCGAGAGCGGACTAACGCTGCTCCGTGTCGTCACGCCTACCGAGACGATGATCATGCTGCCCAATCCGACGATGATCCCGCCCGTGACGGCACAACGCCTCTTTGAGGAAGAGCATACCCAGAGCCAGATCTATCTCAACACGGTCGCGAAGCGTTTACACAGCTCCAACCTGGAGATTCGCACGGCAGTGCTGGTTGGCATCGCCACCGCCGACGCGATCGTCACATTTGTCCGGCATATGCCCGATACCGCGCTGATCGCGATGGCGACACATGGACACACCGGGCTACGCCATCTGATCATGGGCAGCGTCGCCGAACACGTGCTGCATACCACGCCTGTGCCGCTGCTGCTGGTGCGCTCCGACGAGCAGGAGGTGCTGCCCTACAGCGTGCCGACATACCACTCGATCATCGTGCCGCTCGATGGCTCCGCGTTTGCCGAGCAGGCGCTCCCACAGGCCAGGTCGATCGCAATCGCTATGGATACGGATCTGATTCTGGTGGGCGTAGGGCCGACGATCGACGATGTGGCGCTGGCCGACGGCGGTATCGAGCCAGCCTGGATGCTGACTGAGTGCCAGGCGGAGGACGATCGCGTCGCCGCGTATCTCAATGATCGCGCCGCGCAGATCCGGCGGGAGGGCGTGCGCGTCCGTGCCACATTCGTTCGAGGCGAGCCTGCCGATCAGATCTTGCGCGTCAGCGACGACGAGCGAGCCGGGCTGATCGTGATGACCACGCATGGTCGCAGCGGCTTGAGTCGGCTGTGGCTCGGCAGCGTCGCAAGGAGCGTGGTGCAGGACGCGATGGTGCCGGTGCTGCTGGTACGTGCCCAAGAACCGGTGCTGGAGCGCGCGCACGATCATGCCCTGGAGCACGGAGCCTAG